One stretch of Chryseobacterium sp. LJ668 DNA includes these proteins:
- a CDS encoding FAD/NAD(P)-binding protein produces MSNINSKVIALIGGGPAALFLLKHIITKKIKPDTILIFEKNERLGTGMPYGQHGSGKEHVANVSANELPELLTDIEEYIKRNEVTDFPDYSKDGKINRDQVIPRLLLGDYLENQFEAYIKAAKSMGIKITAFTDTKVIDIIGNAESGQYSIITEDANYKADTVILCTGHYWSKSYEDRHKGWYDSPYPPSKFNAATNHPVAVKGASLTAVDIIKTLSRINGTFNTDENGHVNYTLHSQSENFSIDLYSLSGFLPALRFHSEDEAYSSDWKMTLKEIYDYKKNHGGFVDLDYVFNKNFKLILQKKDPEFYDTIKDMNIEEFVDKMMKLRKELDSFELFKAEYAEAEKSIKRHQSISWKEALTSFSYAMNYPAKHFSAEDMLRLNKVLMPLISIIIAALPQSSYREIIALYDAGVINLNNVDAASTVTPYDVEGALYQYKDKDGNPVERYYKMYVDATGQRPLNFNDLPFDGLKQNGDLSTGYLNFKNNEEAIKLLKEGNAMVKAGWNENYYMQVKGLSINDYFQALDAYGKVKENLYIMAVAFIGGLNPDYSGLDFCDTAGETIVQSFLN; encoded by the coding sequence ATGTCAAACATTAATTCTAAAGTTATTGCACTTATCGGCGGAGGTCCGGCTGCTTTATTCTTATTAAAACATATCATTACAAAAAAAATAAAACCCGACACTATCTTGATTTTTGAAAAAAATGAAAGACTCGGAACAGGAATGCCCTATGGCCAACACGGGTCGGGAAAAGAGCATGTTGCCAATGTATCTGCCAACGAGTTACCGGAACTTCTGACTGATATTGAAGAATACATCAAGAGAAATGAAGTTACAGATTTCCCTGATTATAGTAAAGATGGCAAAATTAACAGGGATCAGGTCATTCCGAGATTACTTCTGGGAGATTATCTTGAAAACCAATTTGAAGCCTATATTAAAGCTGCTAAAAGCATGGGAATCAAAATTACTGCTTTTACAGATACAAAAGTGATAGACATTATAGGTAATGCTGAATCCGGACAATATTCAATAATTACGGAAGACGCTAATTATAAGGCGGATACTGTCATTCTATGCACAGGGCATTATTGGTCAAAGTCTTACGAAGACCGTCACAAAGGCTGGTACGATTCTCCTTATCCTCCCTCAAAATTTAATGCAGCAACCAACCATCCGGTTGCAGTAAAAGGTGCATCGTTAACTGCTGTAGATATCATAAAAACCTTATCCCGAATAAACGGTACTTTTAATACCGATGAAAATGGTCATGTAAATTATACACTGCATTCACAGTCAGAAAATTTTAGTATTGATCTTTATTCGCTGAGTGGTTTTTTACCGGCTTTAAGATTTCATTCTGAAGACGAAGCATATTCTTCAGATTGGAAGATGACCCTTAAAGAAATTTATGACTACAAAAAAAATCATGGCGGCTTTGTAGATCTGGATTATGTATTCAACAAAAATTTTAAACTGATCCTTCAGAAAAAAGATCCTGAATTTTACGATACAATTAAAGATATGAATATCGAAGAGTTTGTAGATAAAATGATGAAGCTCAGAAAAGAATTAGACAGTTTTGAATTGTTTAAGGCAGAATATGCAGAAGCGGAAAAATCAATCAAAAGACACCAGTCAATCTCCTGGAAAGAAGCACTGACCTCTTTCAGCTATGCAATGAATTATCCTGCGAAACATTTTTCTGCTGAAGATATGCTTAGGCTGAATAAAGTTCTGATGCCTCTCATTTCGATTATTATTGCCGCGCTACCACAGTCATCCTATCGGGAAATAATCGCATTATACGATGCCGGAGTGATAAATCTAAACAATGTAGACGCTGCAAGTACAGTAACACCTTACGATGTTGAAGGTGCATTATATCAATATAAAGATAAAGATGGAAATCCTGTTGAACGCTATTATAAAATGTACGTTGACGCCACTGGTCAACGGCCTCTTAATTTTAATGATCTGCCATTTGATGGATTAAAACAAAACGGTGATTTAAGCACCGGATATCTTAATTTTAAAAATAACGAAGAAGCAATAAAATTATTAAAAGAAGGTAATGCAATGGTAAAAGCCGGTTGGAATGAGAATTATTACATGCAGGTAAAAGGTTTAAGCATCAATGATTATTTTCAGGCGTTGGACGCTTACGGAAAGGTAAAAGAAAATCTTTATATTATGGCAGTAGCATTTATTGGAGGCTTGAATCCTGATTATTCAGGATTAGATTTTTGTGATACTGCCGGTGAAACTATCGTTCAGTCTTTTTTAAATTGA